CAGTAAGGACATTCCGACCATAGTTCGAGATTGCGTGAAACCGAATATCGAGGAGTTTGTTTCGAGAAACGGTATCAGTCTTGAGGACATAACTCATTTTGTGACTCACCCCGGCGGACTGAAGGTAATTAATGCGTATGAAGAAGCACTTGGTTTACCGGAGGGCGCCATGCGCCACTCCCGCAAGGTTCTTTATGAACACGGAAACATGTCTTCTCCGACAGTCTTATATGTTCTTAAAGAATTCCTCGAAGAGAATGCGGGCGTTCCCGCGGAATTCGGGATTATCTCTGCTCTTGGACCCGGCTTCAGCTCCGAACTTCTTCTCTTTGAAACATATTGACATTGTTCTGGTTCTTCATGCTGTTCCTTGCGGCACAACGAACCGCGGAACTCTTTCTGGCGAATCGGAATGAAGCAAAGTTAAAGCGCCTCGGAGCTGTTGAGATTGACAGAGGCGGTTACAGGTTCATCGTCCTTATGCACCTTCTCTTTTTTGTGTCGCTTATAGTGGAGCGAGTATTCATAAGAGAAGCACCGAACAGAGAATGGCCGGTATTCCTGGGATTGTTCTCACTGGCACAGGTTCTACGGTACTGGTCCATCGCATCCCTCGGAATCTACTGGAACACGAAAGTAATCGTGTTGCCGAATCATCCTCGGATTCAGAATGGCCCCTATAAATTGTTCCGGCACCCGAATTACATCGCAGTCATCGTAGAGCTCGCCGTAATTCCAATCATCTTTTCATGCTACATTACCGCGACAGTCTTCTCTATAGTTAATGCGTTCGTAGTGGCGAGGAGGATGGAAATAGAAATGAGAGCTTTGAGAGGTTACTCGGGTCAATAAAAAAATGCCGGACGGAATTACCACCTCTAACTCTTTCTTAACATCACGTCGTCCGTCCGGCGTTTAAAACATCAACCCATTTGAAAGACAAATGGTTTCCTTTCCAGATAGGAAAGGCAATTCTACTCGGACCGATAAGTAGTGGCATAACCGTCAGTCCTCGTGAATTGAGTGATCGTACGGGTCGTCGCGTCATTGCTTTTCATTTGTAAACCGACCTGTGACTATAAATGCGTCTGCAGCGAGCGATTAATGGCGTCTTCCCCAGCGCGCTTCGGCGCAAGCTGTTTTTCATCAGGAATTCTCGGGCAAATCCATACGCTTTCCGATTCCGTTGAAGAATTGCCAATTAGGTTGGAGTTCTCTTCGCCCACCCGCCGATCCGCCTTCAATGAGGGTCCGCAGTCCGATTTGTGGCCGGTTTTTCTATCTCGCGCATTTTCGTTATCTTATTAAACATAAATAGAAATTTCGCCGTAGGATTTCTGCAGACAACGCACGATCACGCCGTGACGACTCAACCTGACTGGGAACGAATTTGAGAAGCTACAAACTGCGAAATATAGCCATAATTGCACATGTTGACCATGGTAAGACGACACTCGTCGATTACATGCTTAAACAGACCGGGACGTTTCGGGATAACCAGAACATGGGGACGCGCATTCTCGACTCGAGCGACCTTGAGCGGGAAAAGGGAATTACCATACTCGCGAAGAACGCGTCCGTTAGATACAACGATTACAAGATAAATATTGTCGACACTCCGGGTCACTCAGATTTTGGAGGCGAAGTCGAGAGGACACTCATGATGGTCGATGGAGTCCTGCTGCTTGTCGACGCCGCCGAAGGTCCGCTCCCGCAGACGAAGTTCGTCCTGAGGAAAGCTCTGGAGCTCGACTTGATTCCGATAGTCGTGATAAACAAGATCGACAGGAAAGATGCCCGCCCCGCAGAGGTTTTGAACGAGGTCTACGATCTTTTCATCGCTCTCGGCGCTAACGACCGCCAGATCGATTTTCCGGTAGTGTACACAATCGCCAAGCAGGGAATTGCAAAAAGGTCTCTTGAAGAGAAAAGCACGAATCTTGTCCCGTTGTTCGAGACGATTGTGAAGTACATACCGGAGCCGCCGTCAGATTCTGAGTCGCCTTTCCAGATGCTCGTCATGAACATCGAGTACAACGACTACATCGGAAGATTGGGAATCGGGAGAATATTTCGGGGCACGATACGTGACGACGCGCCGATGCGGATCATTCACGGTGATGGACGTGTTGAAGATGCGCGGATCGCAAAAATCTATACATTCGAGGGACTCAAGCGTGACGACGTGACCGAAGCGAGTGCGGGTGAGATAATTGCATTGGCGGGAATGGAGGATGTCGATATCGGAGAAACAATATGCGATCCGGCGGACATAACCCCGCTTCCGTTTGTAAATATCGAAGAGCCGACGATCTCAATGAATTTTATCGTGAACAATTCTCCGTTTGCGGGACGAGAAGGAAAGTTCGTTACCACGAGAAATCTCGCCGAGCGACTCGAACGCGAGTTGAGATCCAATGTGAGCTTGCGAGTGGAGCCGGGAAACACTCCGGACATATTCACAGTCAGCGGCAGAGGCGAGCTGCATCTTGCGATACTCATCGAGATGATGAGGAGAGAAGGTTACGAATTCCAGGTGAGCAAGCCGAAGGTCATTTACAAGACCATCAACGACAAACTTCACGAACCGGTGGAGCATGTCGTGATAGACGTGCCTGATGAATTTGTCGGAACGGTAATAGACAACCTGAGCAGGCGAAAAGGCGAGATGAAGAATCTTATTCCCAGCCGGGGTAACACGCGACTTGAGTTTATCGTGCCCGCGCGAGGACTAATCGGATTCCGCACTGAATTCATGACACAGACGAAGGGAACCGGTATACTTCACCACAACTATCACGGATACGAGCCATACAAGGGCGACGTCGAAACACGGAACAAAGGCGCGGTCGTAGCACTCGAGAGCGGAACGGCAGTAGCGTACGCCATGTGGAAACTAGGCGAGAGAATGACCTTCTTCATCGAGCCGGGCGACGAAGTTTATGCGGGAATGATCGTCGGCGAAAATGCCCGTGAGGACATTATCGTGGCGAACGTCTGCAAGACGAAACATCTTACGAACATGCGCGCGTCCGGCTCGGACGAGGCGATCAGATTGGAGCCGCCCCATCTAATGACGGTTGAATCTTCCATAGAATGGATAAACGATGACGAGTACGTTGAGTTCACTCCGAAATCGATCCGTCTCCGCGAAAGAATTCTCGACCATGACGACCGGTACAGATCGAGAAAGAAATCGACGGTAGGATGACTTTCGCGCCCCTCAGAGTGGCGTACCGGAGTTAACAGCGAATCGGGAAGGGAGAAGCGTTCTTTCCTATCTTCCCCTGTGAAGTCTCTCCGCCAGGAAAGTCGGCAACCCGGCGGCCACAATTTTCTCCGCGGCCATACGAACATCGTACTCGAGCCTGAAATGCTCGTAGATGAAATTCCCTGTATCAATAATTCCAAAGCTCGCGCGGTTATCGCCGTCACGCGGCTGGCCCACGCTGCCGACATTTATGAGTTCTTTCATCTGCCCTAGCGTCTCGCCCGTGCCACCCTTCGTGATCTTCCGGAATACCACCGGTATATGAGTGTGGCCGATCATGCAAATCTTTTCCTGGAACGAGGAAAGCTCGATCCTGGCGTCCGCCTCTGAAAATATGTACTTCCATTCTCGGGGCTCGGAAGGTGAGGAATGGACCAGGAACACGTCCTTCAACTTGTGATCAAACGGAAGGTTCTTCAGCCACTCAGAATTCGCATCGGATAAAAGTTCGCGCGTATACTTGATCGCCGCTTTCGCGAAAGAGTTTATTTGCGCATAAGTCTCCCCGCTGTGAACGGCATCGTCATGGTTCCCCATGATCGTGATTGTGGAAACGCTTCTGACGATTTCGGCGACCTCATCCGGGTTGGCGCCGTATCCGACCACATCTCCGAGACAAACGATCTCATCCACTTTTTTCGATTCGATTTCCGCGAGGACCGTTCGGAGCGCTTCGAGGTTGGAATGAATATCCGAAATTACAGCGTACCTCATGCCAAGAGTCCCCTGTCTTCGGAGGTAGTTCCTTTGGCCGCTTCTCCCGCAACGAAAAACGAATGCAGCCTGACAATTTCGCGGACCATTTGCCCCACTTGTTCGAATCCGAGTTTGTCCGCCGGCACCGTAAGCGGATCATAAATTGCGGCGACGAACAGGTGAGCGCGCATTATTGAACCTTCATAATTCTCGTGAGGTAAAGGCTGAGATCAGGCAGGTATGTCACAATGAAGAGCGCCAGCAATGTTATGGCGAGGAACGGCAGGACGGCCCTGTAGATTTTTACGATGTCTTTCTCAAAGCGCAGGCTCGATATAAAGAGATTCAACCCGAGAGGCGGCAGCATGTATCCGATTTCCAGATTCAGGAGAAATATGATCCCGAGATGAACCGGGTCGACACCGTACTGCTGTGCGATCGGGACAATCAGCGGAACGACGATTATGATCGCGGAAAAGATCTCGACCATATTTATAACGAGGAGAAAAAGATTCAGCAGGACAAGAAACGCAAGCTGGCTCGTGACGAACTGGTGTATCATTTCGAAAAGCTTCATCGGGATCTGTTCGTCGATCAGATAATTTGTGAGCCCGAGCGCGGTTCCGAGCACCACGAAGATCGCCCCGACGAGCATCATGCTCTTCTTGACTATCTTCGGAAGATCTTTGAAAAATTTGACGTCATGCAACACGAAGACTTCTATGACGAACACATAGAACGCCATGATAGCGCTTGCTTCGGTAGCCGTGAAGAAGCCGGCGTAAATTCCTCCGATGATGATGACAGGAAGGGGAATTTCCCAACCGGCCTCTTTAAACGCGGAGAGCGCCTCGCGCAACGAGAACGCCTGCCGCTTCACTCCGGACCGAACCCCTATATAGATACTGAATGCGGACAGCATAATTATTAGCATGATCCCGGGAATCAGACCGGCCGCGAAAAGTTTGTCCACGCTGATGCCGGCGACAATCCCGTAAAGAATTATCGGTAGGCTCGGTGGAAATAACAGACCGAGGCTGCCGGAAGTCGACATCAGACCGAGTGAAAATCTCTCCGGGTATGATTGCTTTACGAGTATCGGATATAGGAGACCTCCAAGTGCAACGATCGTGACACCGGACGCGCCCGTGAAGGCGGTGAACACTGCAGTCGAGATCAGAGCGACAATCGCGAGCCCGCCCGGCATCCAGCCGAACAGCGCCATCGCCAGTCTTACAAGCCTCTTAGGTGCGTTGCTTTCGGCAAGGAGATAACCCGCAAAAGTGAAGAGAGGAATCGCGATCAGCGCCGGCAGGCTTGCAAGCCTGTAGAGCTCGACGATCACCGCAGACGTATCGACGTCCGCGAACTTGAAAAGGAGGAGTCCGCCGGCCCCGATAAGCACAAATACCGGCTCACCGAGGAGTACGAGAAGGAGAATGACGACGCCGATTATTATGTAAGTAAGCACTCGCTCATCCTTCCAAAATTGCACTCAAAAAATACGAATCCCATGTGATCGCCGCCTTCACACTATTTCTACAGTCTTCGGTCCAGTCAGCGCCACCTCAACTGCCCTGAACAAAAAATGAATCCCGACAAGCGCGAAGCCCGCGGGGATTATTGCTTCAAACCAGTAGGCCATCACATTCGCTCCGAAAATCGTGAAGAGCGGCTGAGAATTGTACCTGATCTCATCGGAAACGAAAGACGTGCCAGCAGTAAAAAGGAAGTAACAGACGACTGCAGCCATGAGATCAAGGAATGCCTGGACAATCCGCTTGAATAGTGCCGGAAGACGTTTCGTTATTATGTTGATCGAGAAGTGCCGCGATTCCTTGGCGGCAAGACCCGCCCCGAGAAAGCCGATCCAGAGGACGAGGTGCCTGAGAAATACATCCGCCCAGATTATCCCGGTCGACCAGAATTCCCTCAGGATCACCTGGAGGAACGCCATCGCAACCGTGACCGTGAGGAACACCACGAGGAGGGAGTTCTCCAGAATGCCGAGAAGATTTTCTACGGACTTGAGAAACTTCACTTCTCTTTATGCTCCTTCCGGAAATCAGCCAAAGCTGATTCCACTCGTTGAAGTAGGTCCGCAGTATACAAACGGCCCACGAGCATTTCGCGCGCCTCTTCACCTGTCTGATAGTAATATGCGAGGTCGCTGCCGGAGCGCGGGTGAGTCACGGTGATTCCCTTCGATTCCAGTGTCTGGATGGCTTTTACATTTTCCTCCCTGCTGAGCTGTGTCAGTTTGGCCAAGTAGATCTGCCCGTCTTTGACGAGGAGCTGCTGCAAATCCTGAGGAAGCGTATCGAAATATTTTTTCGAAATGAGTGCTGCTCCCGTCGAGTTGGCAAGAGGAACATCCAGCATATATTTCATTTTTGTGAACCACTGAAGTGGGATAATCGCAAGCGGAGGTGAGTAAACACAATTGATCATTCCAGTTTGAAGTGCGGAATTCACGTCCGCAATGGAAAGCGGGATCGGGGCGAGCTTCAGCACCTTGAAGGAGACTTCTGCGATGGGATCACCCTCCCACATCCATGCTTTGACATTCTGCATATCGTCCACCGAATAGACCGGCTTCTGTGTGAAGACATACACGAAACCGGGTTCAGCCCAACCGAGGAAAACAAACCCGCCTTGTTCAAATGCTTTGCTAAACTCGGGGGTGAATTTGTCATAGATGTAATCTATCTCCGCCGTGCTGTGGAACAGGAACGGCGTATCAAGCACTCGCTCTTCCGACGCGATCTCGCCCATCCCCACTCCGGTGAATCCCGCCGCCTGGTACTCGCCGATCCTGATTTTCCTTAGTACGTCTTTTTCATCGCCAGCGACCCCGCCGGCATAGAACTTAAACCCGAGCTTCCCGCCGCTCTCCTTCCTGAGCGCGGCGTCATATTCCTTCATGACGTTCATCCATGCACTTCCGTCCGGTGCGACCGTAGCAAACTTGATGGTGTATTCCGGTGCGGTTGCCTGAGAACGAAACCCCATCAGAGAAAGCAGGATGATCGTTAAGATTCCTAAGTACTTCAACATTTTTATCCCTTCTTTGTCTGATCCCGTCTCAACGGATCAGAAGAAATCACTTTCATGTTTCAGCAGGTCCACGGCCTTAGACTTGGCGATCGCATTCGCAAGATTTTGCTCGGGAAGCAGATCGTCGGGCGCATCGATCACCTTATGCAATAGCGACTCGAAAAGATCTTTATCCTGAGTCATTACCGCATAAGACCTCGCATAGTAATAGTAAATCATCAAAAATTTTCCGTCCGAAAGTTGAAGCGCTCTTTCAAAGTGGACACGGGCGGCAGCCGTATCTCCACCGAACATCGAGGGAAGACTTCCCAGAATGGTACCGAAAAACAAATGCGCTCCTCCGTAGAAATACGATTCGTCGTGTTTCATTACGAAGTTCATCATCGCTTCCACCTTCGGGAGATCGGCAACCGCGTCGGAATTGTCGCGATTAATATTCACATAATTTCCCCAGGCGTTCGCCGTCCAGAAAATTGCCGGCACGTCACTCTTATCAAATTTTTCGAGAGATAGCTTGAAGGTGTCAACGTCGCCTCTGAAACTCGCCTTAAAGTCATCATTGTCAAACAGTATCCGCAATCCATAGTCGCGTGCGCGCTGGTAAAAAAGGCTCGCTCTATCCCTGGACGAGTCCTCGACAAATCCCAGCGCATAGCTTGTGTATCCCTGCGCGCCAAGCAAAAGGAGATCGTC
The Candidatus Kryptoniota bacterium genome window above contains:
- a CDS encoding isoprenylcysteine carboxylmethyltransferase family protein — protein: MTLFWFFMLFLAAQRTAELFLANRNEAKLKRLGAVEIDRGGYRFIVLMHLLFFVSLIVERVFIREAPNREWPVFLGLFSLAQVLRYWSIASLGIYWNTKVIVLPNHPRIQNGPYKLFRHPNYIAVIVELAVIPIIFSCYITATVFSIVNAFVVARRMEIEMRALRGYSGQ
- the typA gene encoding translational GTPase TypA → MRSYKLRNIAIIAHVDHGKTTLVDYMLKQTGTFRDNQNMGTRILDSSDLEREKGITILAKNASVRYNDYKINIVDTPGHSDFGGEVERTLMMVDGVLLLVDAAEGPLPQTKFVLRKALELDLIPIVVINKIDRKDARPAEVLNEVYDLFIALGANDRQIDFPVVYTIAKQGIAKRSLEEKSTNLVPLFETIVKYIPEPPSDSESPFQMLVMNIEYNDYIGRLGIGRIFRGTIRDDAPMRIIHGDGRVEDARIAKIYTFEGLKRDDVTEASAGEIIALAGMEDVDIGETICDPADITPLPFVNIEEPTISMNFIVNNSPFAGREGKFVTTRNLAERLERELRSNVSLRVEPGNTPDIFTVSGRGELHLAILIEMMRREGYEFQVSKPKVIYKTINDKLHEPVEHVVIDVPDEFVGTVIDNLSRRKGEMKNLIPSRGNTRLEFIVPARGLIGFRTEFMTQTKGTGILHHNYHGYEPYKGDVETRNKGAVVALESGTAVAYAMWKLGERMTFFIEPGDEVYAGMIVGENAREDIIVANVCKTKHLTNMRASGSDEAIRLEPPHLMTVESSIEWINDDEYVEFTPKSIRLRERILDHDDRYRSRKKSTVG
- a CDS encoding metallophosphoesterase family protein; protein product: MRYAVISDIHSNLEALRTVLAEIESKKVDEIVCLGDVVGYGANPDEVAEIVRSVSTITIMGNHDDAVHSGETYAQINSFAKAAIKYTRELLSDANSEWLKNLPFDHKLKDVFLVHSSPSEPREWKYIFSEADARIELSSFQEKICMIGHTHIPVVFRKITKGGTGETLGQMKELINVGSVGQPRDGDNRASFGIIDTGNFIYEHFRLEYDVRMAAEKIVAAGLPTFLAERLHRGR
- a CDS encoding TRAP transporter large permease subunit, with product MLTYIIIGVVILLLVLLGEPVFVLIGAGGLLLFKFADVDTSAVIVELYRLASLPALIAIPLFTFAGYLLAESNAPKRLVRLAMALFGWMPGGLAIVALISTAVFTAFTGASGVTIVALGGLLYPILVKQSYPERFSLGLMSTSGSLGLLFPPSLPIILYGIVAGISVDKLFAAGLIPGIMLIIMLSAFSIYIGVRSGVKRQAFSLREALSAFKEAGWEIPLPVIIIGGIYAGFFTATEASAIMAFYVFVIEVFVLHDVKFFKDLPKIVKKSMMLVGAIFVVLGTALGLTNYLIDEQIPMKLFEMIHQFVTSQLAFLVLLNLFLLVINMVEIFSAIIIVVPLIVPIAQQYGVDPVHLGIIFLLNLEIGYMLPPLGLNLFISSLRFEKDIVKIYRAVLPFLAITLLALFIVTYLPDLSLYLTRIMKVQ
- a CDS encoding TRAP transporter small permease subunit, with translation MKFLKSVENLLGILENSLLVVFLTVTVAMAFLQVILREFWSTGIIWADVFLRHLVLWIGFLGAGLAAKESRHFSINIITKRLPALFKRIVQAFLDLMAAVVCYFLFTAGTSFVSDEIRYNSQPLFTIFGANVMAYWFEAIIPAGFALVGIHFLFRAVEVALTGPKTVEIV
- the dctP gene encoding TRAP transporter substrate-binding protein DctP is translated as MLKYLGILTIILLSLMGFRSQATAPEYTIKFATVAPDGSAWMNVMKEYDAALRKESGGKLGFKFYAGGVAGDEKDVLRKIRIGEYQAAGFTGVGMGEIASEERVLDTPFLFHSTAEIDYIYDKFTPEFSKAFEQGGFVFLGWAEPGFVYVFTQKPVYSVDDMQNVKAWMWEGDPIAEVSFKVLKLAPIPLSIADVNSALQTGMINCVYSPPLAIIPLQWFTKMKYMLDVPLANSTGAALISKKYFDTLPQDLQQLLVKDGQIYLAKLTQLSREENVKAIQTLESKGITVTHPRSGSDLAYYYQTGEEAREMLVGRLYTADLLQRVESALADFRKEHKEK
- a CDS encoding TRAP transporter TatT component family protein, translated to MNKYPKNALVGVGLSLLLGFQSCGIVTQVTIGATSGILEGGFEAMNRETDLQLASQAIPTDLKLLDGLILKSPDNDDLLLLGAQGYTSYALGFVEDSSRDRASLFYQRARDYGLRILFDNDDFKASFRGDVDTFKLSLEKFDKSDVPAIFWTANAWGNYVNINRDNSDAVADLPKVEAMMNFVMKHDESYFYGGAHLFFGTILGSLPSMFGGDTAAARVHFERALQLSDGKFLMIYYYYARSYAVMTQDKDLFESLLHKVIDAPDDLLPEQNLANAIAKSKAVDLLKHESDFF